Genomic window (Zymoseptoria tritici IPO323 chromosome 1, whole genome shotgun sequence):
agaTGATCccgaggcgaagaagagcaaggagaTTGAGAAACAGCTGCGGGAAGATCAGAAGCGCTTGGATAGGGAGGTCAAGCTCCTCCTGCTCGGTACGCCCATTCTGCTGCACTACACTTGAAGATTTGGCACATCAATGGAAGGATATCTCGAATGCTGACTCTTGCGCGATCGTGCAGGCGCTGGCGAATCCGGCAAGTCGACCGTGTTGAAGCAGATGCGCCTGATTCACACCAAgggcttctcctcctcagaACGGAAGCAATGGAAAGTCACCATCTTTCAGAATCTGGTGCATGCCTTCCAGGTCGTGTTTGGCGCAATGGAAGAGCAAGAGGTGGAATTTGCTGATCCCAGCAGCGTGGTATGTGGACCTCGCGCGGAATACACGACGTCTTACTGACGGCCTACCAGGGCTTCGCCGAACTCCTCGCCGCAGACCCAGAAATTGGTCCTGACGATTCAATGCCAAACGACTGCCTCCATGCTTTCAAGAATTTATGGAGAGATCAAGGCGTACAGCTTGCGATTAGAAAGGGCAACGAATATGCGCTTCACGACAACCTCACATAGTATGTTCAGACGATCAGCATGCCACGTTTCGAGCAACCACTAACCACAGCACAGCTTTCTCACAGACGTGGACAGATTATTTGCCAGGGACTACTCACCGACCGACCAGGACATCCTCAGAGCTCGACTAAGGACGACAGGAATCAGCGAGACCATCTTCGAGACTGGCTCACTAACGTACCGCATGTTCGATGTTGGTGGACAGAGATCTGAGCGAAAGAAGTGGATTCACGTTTTCGACAACGTACAAGTGGTACTCTTCCTGGTCGCCATCAGCGGCTTCGATCATGTCTTGGTGGAAGACAGGAACGGCGTAAGTGGAGATGTGAGTACTGCGTCTCATGTTCTTGACTGACGCATCCCTCCAGAACCAAATGCACGAAGCTCTCATGCTCTTCGAATCCATCGCGAACAGCAAATACTTCGAAAAGTCcgccctcatcctcttcctcaacaAAATCGACCTCTTCCGAGAGAAGGTTTCCTCTGGGCGGTCTCTCATCCGCGAACACTTTCCAGAGTACACCGGAGCCGACACGGACGTCGATGAAGGCCAACAATTCTTCGCGCGGAAATTCAAAAACTTGGTCCGCGATCCTGAGAAAGAGGcatacgtgcactttaccAACGCTACCGATACGAACTTGCTGGACAAGACAATGAAGAGTGTGCAGGATATGATTGTGCAGCGGAACTTGCATAACTTGATGCTGTGAGCATGCTTTCGACATTtgcttcgccgccgccccTTCCTACATCACTCTTTTCTGGCCTCTTGGTCTcattcttctccttcaatCACCACCACGCCAACGCTGTCCCGGCCAACGGTATCCGGTGGCCTCGAAGTACCTTCGACTCCGACGTGACCGAAAGCCCGAGAACCTGGTGCATCAGCCATACACTTATCGACATCAGGAATTCTGACTTATTGCCCGTCTGCTACAGCATGTGATGTGTCCAGGACAGGTCTGAGCAACGAGAAGATGCGAGCGGAAGCGCGGTCTGGCGTACGAACGGGTAAGCGATGCGCGATGCGGGATACGGTCTGGAGGGTCCATTCGAAGCTTCGGATGCTGTTGGCGGAGTATAGTTTCAAGCAGCTGGAGGTCTTGGCATGAGAAAGAGCTTTGGTCTGGACTGGGTCTTGGTTGGAGTACCCTACCCGCGAATTCGCAAAGAGACGAGATGGGCTTCATGGAAAGATTTGTGTACCGTGGCCACGTGGAAATAGAGACAAGAGTTTTGCGAGGGACGGACAATGAGCGTCAGGCGTCCGCGGCTCACGCGCACTGGTCTCGCAAGATATGGAAAGGCGCTCTGAGATACCGCTTGGATGATGTATCACGAAAGAGGAGTTATCAATTGATTGGCGGCGACGTCCAGACTCGGATGAAGCGAATCGCAGAGAAAACGATGGGGTCTGAGATGCGAGCCGAATCGTGCTGAAATGCAGATGTTTCCCTCCTCTGCATCATTGTTTCACCGTGCTGCACTGCTTTGCCCTCGTCTTTGCACGTTCAGCTTGCGTTCTCAGGTGGCGCGGAGCGAGCTCCTTGCTTGCATGCACCAGGCGCTCGCTTGGCTACCACCTTACAGGGTTATCCGCGAACGAATCTTGCGCTTTGGCAAGCAGTGTAGATCTATCTTTCCTTTCTTTCCATCGTTTGTCTCTACGACGCACGATGCACTGTTTCGCATATCTGACGATCTCTTCCGCAGAAATGGCTTGTGCATGTGCAGACAAGCAATGAGCCATGGCGGCTTTGCCATCAGAGCTTGCTCTGCTGTCATCTGTTCAGGAGCCTTCATCACATTCTGCAAACACCAGTGATATCCACACCGCAGGGCCATAAGACGGAGTCCGTGCCATCACTACCGCTGACCCACGCCGCTCCTTCCGAATCAGGAGATTCTAGGTCAGAAGCCCAACCACACCACCGCGAAGCTTAAACCACAACACCAACCTCATctcaccacaacacaacacaagctacagcaCACATCTACAGGATGGAGAGCCCTTTCTCATATACAGAGTGGCGGCCCACCCGACCACAGCGCAACATCGCAGACGATCTCAGCCCACAAACTCTCACGGCACTCATCCAGGACctttccaccaccacctaTGCCCTTCATACAAATCCTTACGATCCAAATTTCTGGTTTCAGCGAGCTCAAATTCTCTCCCAATTACACTATCCGGAGCTAGCGACTGGATCCGCCCACAAAAGCTCTCTCCTCTGCGATGCCATCATCCGGAGCCTTGACCAGCATCCTCGACGGCGACTGGGCTATAGGATGGGCTTCTACATGCTCGATGATCACGAGTATGACGAAATAGGTCAAGGTGAGGCAAGAGAAGCGCTGAGAGACGTTGCCACGTCGTTGAGGCAGTATGCCGAAGCTTTGATCCAGAGCGAGCTGGAGTTCGCGCCGGAGTTCGAAGACGGGATGTTTGTGGCGAGACCGTATCCGTGGTTGAGCCGATTCGTGAACAGAAGCGATGAGGCTCTAGAGCAGGTCAACGCAGAGCTTGGTGATTTGTGCGAGGTCCGGAGAAATGCGTTCGGTCAGATTGGCAAAGGCGGAGGGAGCGAAGTCTGGGGGGTCTTCGCAAAGAAGGACATCAAGCAAGATGAACTGGTGGTCGTAGATCGATCTCGGACTTGGGTATGGGACGTCAGCGAGTGCAATCTCCTGCTACTAGGACTAATCGTACTGAGCAGGGCTGCAATGGACCGGGCATTGACGGCTCGCGCGACAATCTCCATGGCGGCTTCGGCTGCATGGAAGATCTTCATCCCAacgccgacgaggacgacattGACCACGACATGCGCTGGATCCGCGATCGCACAGGAGTCAAAGCCGCATCAGTAATCCTACACTGCAAGCTTCTCCTCTGCTCCATCGTCGACAAATCCTCCCATCCGCTTgtccaccctctcctcgcgcGCCTGACACCAACCTACCGCGAAAAATCCAGCAGCTTCAAACTAAAGGAAGACATCATCATCCCCAACGAAGCTCTTCGGCGCTTCGGCGTTGACGTTTTCGCTAACTTCGCCTACGACACCGACGTCTACTTCACTATCCTCGCACGAATCGATAACAACTCCTGGAGCGATCCGAACGTTTCTAGCTTGAACGGTCTGTTTGCCATGTTCAATCATTCATGCGAGCCGAATTGTACGTGGCATACTGCGGACGATCATGCGAAGATGGAGGTATGGACGAACAGGGATGTGAGCAAGGGCGAGCAATTGTTTGTGGAGTATGATTGTTATGTTTCGGGGCAGTCGGTGGCAGCGAGGAGGAAaaggttgaggaggtggttgGATGGAGATTGTCAGTGTGGGAGGTGTGTGAgggaggcagaggaggttGATGGAAAGGCGGAGGTGAAGGTCGATATGGCGTGGGATAGCGCGGTGAAGCCTGTTCTGCCGGAGGACGAGGTGTTGGACCGGTTCaagacgacatcgtcgaagGGGGACTGAAAAGGGGCTAAGAGGGTCGATGAAGGTGCTTCAGCGATTCGAAATGGTAGGTCAAAAAGCGGAATATCTCTCCTTTTCTCTGTTCTCTCCTTCACTCTGGACCCAAATTTTCAGGTGAAGCATGCTGTCTTTCGCATTGCGTTGAGCGTTGAGTGAAGGCACTTCACTTGAAGCTCTTGGCATGGATTTCGTTTGTCTCATGTCAACAGCGCTAAGATTTCCGCGACACACACTCTCCACCGTCACGCTCACCACACTTGTCACTTCTCACACCATGCTCACTCCCATCATCACACGCCAGCACCCACCACCAGCTGCGAACAAGATGCCAGCATTCGGTAAGTCGAGCTTGccgccttcatctccttgaTCAGACCGGTCTTGGAGCCCCACTGCCTTCATGTGCCGCGACGAGCAAGATTTTGCTGACAACGCTTCTTTCATCCGCGCAGCACCAGTCTCGCCGCATGGCTCTCCCGCCCAAGCAGGCTCATCTCCACGTCCAGGATCGCGCGCAAGCCAAGTCACACCGCAAACCAAAACATCAAAAGTGAGTAAGAGAGCTTCCAGACTTTCCATCTTCGGAGACATCACCAAGTTCTTCAGCCCGGGGTCATCGGAGGATCGAAATCACGGCGAAGGCAAGTACGGCGGCAGCAGCGGCACTCCGATACATAGCGCTAGTAATCAGAACGACAAAGGGGGCAAGCGCTCAGGTGCTAAGGAGGAAGGAACAAACGATGAAGAAAACAATCGTCGTGGTTCGAATGACGGAGAAGGAGTCGGGATCATGGAGAGGCAGGCTTCGCCACCCACTCCCAGCGGTCTGCGCACCCGAGTTGTGAGAGAAAACGAAGGAGGCGTACCATCTGGAGTCAAGATGAAGCTAAGAGACTTGGACGAGGTCGATGCAGGAGAAGCCGAGCGTGCTGCGAAGACAGCTGCACAGACAGCCGCGGACATGAAAGCCAAGATCTtgcgggagaagaggaagggcaGAGCTGGCATGGACGCGATGATGATTGCTGCCGAGACCACTGCCGAGTTGAGAGCAAAGGCCGAGACCGTGCAGGCAATGGAGGAAAGCGGATTCGAGCATGGAAAGGAGGGAAACGAGATCGAGCAAGCAAAGAAATCGAACGAGATCGAGCAAGGAAAGCGGAAGAGCAGAATCGAACCGACTATCGAATTGAGTACCACGGAAGGGAGGTTGCAGGGAGCGGAACATGACAAGATCGAGCCAGTACGAAAGGACTCAGCCTTCAGTGGCAAAGCCAAGCGTAGACTATCGTCCTTGGGTTCGATGTTTCAACCATCGGGAAAGGACAAAGTCGATCCAGTCGCACCGAACTTGATCCAGAAGAAGGAGGTTAGCCAAGAGAAAGAAGTCGTAccatcgatcgagaaggaagtcGCACCACAAGTCGCCGAAACACCAtcgaagaagctgaagaagaaggactggaAGAAAACACCGACATCAAGCCCGGACAAAGCCCGCAAGACCAAGTCCCAGGTCCCACCGTTCTGGCCAACCTTCAGAGTAAGTCATGTTCTTCTCCCCTCCTTTCGACGCACATGATGCTGACGCTCTCACCAATAGTGCGACATATTCTGCCATGCGAAAGACGACTATGCTACTGTCCTGCGCGATTGCCAGCGACTCGTCACCGAAGCGGGAGGAGAAGTCATTGAAGAGCTGTATCCCGGTGGATTTTTGTCAGTCTTTTCCTCTCCTAGTACCACCATGCCAATCACTGACAAAATGTAGGTACGATCTCTCCTCCAGCTACGGAGAGATCCTGCAGAATCCTCTCGCGGACGGAGACCAGACCGTGAATGGTAGTCACATTCGCGTAAAGTCTCTGCCGCGAGCCAAGCGCGCTCACCCAAACCCGCTCGGCTCCAACCCGCCAGATGGAACGACATTCGTTCCACTGGCTCGCCGAGCGGAGAGAGCGGGCGGCTTGGCCGGGATGTTTCGCGAGGTGAGGGGAAGCCTCCGGAGgagagtcgtcgtcgcggTGGAGGGGAAGAGGGTCGGTGGTCTCGCAAAGACTGTCGTGGCCACGAAtgtggtcgaggaggatgaagcgcGGCTGCTCCGCTTCTCCGACTCCCCTCTCCCCAGCCTTGCTCCCGGcaactccgccgccgacctCTCCGGCCGTGAGTCCGCCTCCCTTGCTGGTGAGGAAGCTGTCCCggcctctcctctcctccccaaCTCGGGCTTCCTCGCTCTCGACCTCGATGTCGATGCCTCCTTCGGCTCGATGTTGGGGGAGTGGGGTCGCTAgagggaagggaggaggtggaggggttgGGAGGGGTGTTCACGCGGCGTGCGATAGTTTAGATATGCCGTACCACCAGTTTCCGTGTGAACAATGTGCTCTGAAGTGTTTCAGGTGACCCTGTTCCACTACGTTCGTCCGTTCTGCCGATTCTCAAGCAACCACGCCATCACAGTCGAGGCTAGACGTATAACATCCGTGGCCCAGTCGGAGATACTGACGACTGATGGAAGCGATGATTTCGAGGTGAGTAAGTGGGATGTCGTCGTTTTGTGAGCTGATGGACCACAGACTGGAAGTTAGAAAAGTGGAGCCGGCTGTGATGTCACAATGGTCGTCGACGGGAACAACTCAAGGTAACCCTCTCTCATATCTTCGTTATCACGACAACAGCACCCACAAAAGTCTTGTACTGGAAGCAAAATAACAGCATGTCACTACCCAAAACCTTTGATCTCAAAGCCGCGGATGGCAAGACCATTGCCATGCCCTCAGTAGGATATGGAACTTGGGCTTCGGGCGGACATGGCTGGGCGAAGGACGCCGTGCTTGAGGCGCTAAAGGCTGGCTACAGACATCTTGATTGTGCGTGGATGTATGGCGTAAGCTTTGTCCCATCAATATGATCGATTTCCTTCTCGGGCATCATACTGATGAGCCACCAGGTCGACGAAGAAATCGGAGCAGCTCTCAAAGAATCTGGTATCCCTCGATCAGAAATCTTCATAACCTCCAAGTTCTGGCCTCACTTTGGAGCTCCGGAGAACATTGAAGTGTGTCTTGACATGGTACTCAAGCAGATGGGTCTGGATTACATCGATCTTTGGCTCGCTCACTGGCCATATGTGGCGAAGCCTGTGTCGAGAGAGGTCCTTCTCAATTTGAAGGGTCcagagggaggagagcaCGGTAATGGAATGCTGAAGGATGACGGCAAACCTGTCGTTGACTGGGAGCATACCTCGACGAACATTTGCAAGCAAGCTGGTAAGCTGAACTCTTCCGATAGAGGTAAACAGCGGTATACTGACTATCCCTCCAGGCAAGGAAGGCTCATTCGTACCCACCTGGAACGCCATGAGAGCGCTTGTTCGCTCCGGCAAGACTCGCGCCATCGGTCTCTCCAACTTCTCCGTCGCCGAGCTGGCAGATATCATCCCGCACGCTTCCGACGTGCCCATTTCCTGCAACCAGATCGAAGTGCACCCATGGCTTCCACAGACTGAGCTCGTTGACTTTGGAAAGAAGAACGGCATCCTCACCACTTGCTACTCTCCCTTCGCCGGCCAGAAAGCCGACGGTGCGACGCTCTTGAAAGACGAGAAGATTCTTGagctggcgaagaagaacgataTGGATGTTGGTCAACTGCTTCAGAGCTGGGCTGTTGGACGAGGCACGGTGCCACTAGGCAAGAGCGCTACTCCAAGCAGGATCAAGAGCAATTTGGCGATTAGGAAATTGAGCGAGGAGGACACAAAGGCGATTGATGCTCTCGCTCAGCCTGGAGACTCCGGGAGGACAGTTGACTTTCGGGAGACTTGGGGAGTGCCGTTGTTTAAGAACTGAATGACCGGATTTCACAGTGTCCACGGAGCTCACGGTCCTGCCATAGATTAGACTTACCATCAATAATGGCATGAAATGTAGAGTTCCTCCGTAATCGCGATTCCCTTGTGGACTGCAGATGCTTTGAGCCGGGAGTCTGAGTGCAATTCATCCCTGAACAGCTTCGGCGAAATGAACAAGCCTCCATGGTATCGATAAGAAGAATAAAATGCCCCCGGACAGCTGGACAGATGGTCATCATCTTGTTGATTGTCAAAAAGAAGACTTGCAAGATTTCGTGACGAGAAAATGCACTCAGCCACCTCTGTGGCTGTGTATTTTGGCCGAACGGTTTGAGTGGGACCTGGGTTTCAAGGGTCCAAGGAGCTCTCCCTTTCTTGTCTCTCCAAGACACAACCTCACGTCGTGTAAATCGTTCTCTCCTACCACATCGACACCTTTTTCGACCGCCGACATCCCGTCCTTCATCATCCCGAACACTCAAGACGAACATGTCTTCCTGGATGAACAATCTGTAAGTACTTGCGTGTGCTGCGTTCGAATTGCGGTGAAGCCGCCCTGGCATGCACGGGCTTGCATGGTATGGATCGCCCATGCCTCCTCTGATGGACTTGCACCGTGATGATCACCTCGACCACTTCACAATCTTGAGAGCTTCGTTCATCAGAGGTAAGACCAGCGGAGCCTTTCTGGCAAATCGACCTGGAGCTGGACCGGAATGACTGCGCTTCTGAGCGACTCTGGTCCCGGACTTCGGAAAACGTTATCGAAAGGCTAGCCCTAGCAGAGTCATCCTGCGGATACCATGAATGTTGCCATGAACGATTCTGCAGCAGTGTGTGCCGACATGTCTGCGGAAGGTGATGCAACGGCTCAAAGTCCAATATGGGCACTCGACTCTGAAACAGCTCGAAACCACCGACAACGATGGGCGGTGAACACTATCCTTCTCGACGTGACCGATTTCAACAAATCCATCCTTCGTGGCCGTCACTGCAGTGTCGGTCGTGATCACGCCACTTACCGCAGACGCACTTCACCTCGAGCGACGCAGCCTCACTGCAAGAAAGGAACAGCTCTCGCCGTCACGGCTGCCCGCCAGGCTGCCGATTACCCGATTCGGCCGTCCACGTGCGCAAAGGAGATGAGTGCGACCCCAGGAGAGTGAATGAAGCTCGCGGATGACGTCTGACGCGCCGACGACACTCTGGCAATATGCTTTCCGGTCTGTTCACCATGACCACCCCAACAATCACCATGGACTACGACGAGATCAACGCACGTTGGTTGAGCGACCGACGGCGGCTCCGCCGGCGCAAAGTGCCACCACCAATCGAATTGCCACTGCCACCGCCTACGCTGGAGATCGTAGGATATCGCTTACAAGAGATCAAGATTGCTAACGATGACCCTTTCAATAGCCGCAACTTCGGACGCCAAGGAAACTCAGGCGGCCGCCCCAACGCACCACCTAGCCGCGGCAACACCGGCTCGCCCTCCGCGTACAGCTCATCTAGCACCGAACAGCCCAGCAATCCACTTCCGTCTTACACACCACCGAACATGGCTGCCAACGAGCAAGCGCATCAGAGCAACGCCAGTACCGCCAATAATGGCACCAAATCTGTCCCCTACTTCTTCCGGGAGAAGCACGCGGGGTTCATCGTTAAGGGCAACTTCATGACTCTGGCAGCGAAACCACAGCTCGTCGAAGAGGGCGAATGGCTTGCGCATCAAGGTGAGACTGCATGGATGGAACGACAGACTTGACTTTCACTAACATGTAAGCAGTGGTTGAGCAAGTCAGGCAACTGAGCGGACAGCTCAAGGTGGTGCAAGTAGAGGACAAGGCTTCTGGTCGTTCACTCTGCAATGAGCTCGTCTGTCCCTCTATGTACGCCGGAAAGTAAGTCAAAGCTACCCCTCTCGGCCTTGACATCAATTCTCTTTTGCTGACGGACAGAGCAGCGTCAACTACAGCTGGATCGACACAAACCGTAACCCCATCAACCTCCCGGCACCTACTTATATCAAGCACATACAGACCTGGGTCAATGGCAAGATTCAAGACGAGTCCATCTTCCCCACCAGCAACCTCCAACCAGGACACCAATTCCCTTCCGCTGAGCAGACCGCGGCTGATCCTAGTCACTACCTGGGCAAAGCTTCCGGCTTCCCACCTCGTTTCGAAGTCGAGATCAAGAACATGTACAAGCAAATGTTCCGCTGCTACGCACACCTGTACTGGGCTCACTGGAATGTCTTCTGGGACACCAACGGCCACCGCGAGCTGAACACCTGCTTCATGCACTTCGTCAACGTGGGACTCATCTTCGGCTTGCTGACGGCACGCGACATCGAGCCAATGGGCGATCTCATCGACATCTGGATCCAGAACGGCACACTGAGCGTTGCAAAAGAGGCCGGGACTCCGGCTGCAGCTGGCTCGACGCCTACTCCTGCTTCGGCTCCAGTAGGAGGCGCAACTCCAGCTACCGCTTCGACACCCACCTCAAACGCAGGCAACCCTCCGGGTTCTTCTGGCGGACGTTCTGCTTGAACGAGCAGAAGTACGACGCAATAAGCACGACACGAGACATCATATCACATCACGCCGAGCGAGGCAAATGCGCGAAAGCATTATGGAGCATGGAACATGGAGTTTGAACAGACGGGTGTGTTTTCTTCGAATCGTCGGTTGGAGTTTCGCGATGACAGCATGGGAGAGTTGAGAACTTCAACGATGAAGTCAAACAATAAGCGAAGAAGTGCGGTTCTCGTACGAAGGCAACACAAGACGGCGTTTCAGCAAGGCTTTGGCAGTGCGTAAGGTACTTCAGATCATGTTCAGAATCGAAACGGGATTGCGTTCTGCAACGAAATCATGCCTCGTAATCCTCCGCTTCAGTATCGTAACAAAACACTCGTTCTCGTTCTCGCATGTGATGCCTCTTCAAGACGTTTCTAGCGTGTCTTTTGCAATGCCTGATTGCAGACGAATCGCCCGGTCCGCATCTGTACCTGAATCTTGGTAAGCACGTGAAAAAGTATGACCTCGGCCAGCGGACATCGGCAGAACGCAGACGCCGCTTCAACGCCAGTGACGGATCTTTTACCCTCGCTGAGATCCATTGCTACGGCCGCACAAACAAATCATGGCTCTGCTCCTTTCACGCCGCGCTTTCTCAGCAATCTTAGACACTCCACCTGGTTTGCGATCGGTCATTGCTCGGCAGGTCTTTGCTAGCCAACCTCAACACCCATTCGCCGCGAGAGGTGTACTCGCAGCGTCCGCCATTTCACGAACATGTAAACTTCAACGACGCTCCCAATCCACGTCCGcgactcctctccctcctaccgacaccaccaccgctccTCCAACCACTCCACCCCTTCGACCCTCCCGCATCCTCCgcatcctcaccacctccagcCTCGTGCTCGCATTCTTCACAGTCGGCTTCATCATGGGCTCCGCACCCGCCGCCGAAGCCGTCAATGGCTACCTCCACTCCCCCAGCGACGAAGAATCCCTCACACTGTTCAAACCCACCACCCCGCGCGCCGAAGAAGTCAacttcaacatcatcaaccaCCCTCTCGCCGTCGCCCTGCGCGCCGACCCCACCATGACCGAGTCCCGCCCTCACCTCAAAATCCCCGAATCCATGCGCGCACACAACTTGACCTGCGGACCACTCATGGGCGAGGAGAAAATCGAAGTCCCGCCGCTCATGTTCACGAGTAAAGAGGCGGAACTGCCCGCTTCCACGCAGATTTTCTACTTGGGACCGGCGCTGTGTGGACACCCGGGGATTGTACATGGAGGATTACTGGCGACGTTGTTGGACGAGGGACTGGCGAGGGCGTGCTTTCCGGCACTGCCGAATAAGATTGGCGTTACGGCGAGTTTGAAGATTGATTATAAGAGGCCTTGTCCGGGAAGTAGCTATATTGCGTTGAAGGCGGAGACGACAAAGGTGGAGGGAAGGAAGGCGTGGGTTAAAGGTTGGATAGAGGTTATtggggaggatggagagggcgaTGGGGTACATGTTGTTGAGGCGGAGGCGCTGTTTATTGAGCCGAAGCATGCGGCGAAGATGGTACGGTTGTATGGAGCTCCTTGAGTTAAAGAGATATTGGGAGGACATGTATGCTTGTATAAAGATAGAGGCCAGGACGGCAATGCGCCGGATACAGCGCATGTGGGCCATACTGAATGAAGATCTGTTCATACTGAGACTTGTTCGTGGCTTCATTGCTTCGTGATGGAGCTCGTAGCCTATTGCCTCAAATCTCACAACGCCTAGGCTATGCTTGTTCGTATCCTGTAGCTGCGTTGGAGAGGAACCCAGCTGGGCGTTCTCTCCCATTCCTATAACGGCGCTTGCTCTTCCCTATCTCCCATATCCTGATCAGAAGTTCGTGCCCTCTGGAGGCTGCGGTAGCTTCTTGTTCGCAGGCGCAGCCATGTAGCGTCGAATCTCGATGAGGATGGTTTCCATTGTGAAGTCGCGCTTCCACACGCTGATGCTCGGGAGCTTGGACAAGTCGACCTACAGGTATCTGTCAGTCTGCTGCCCTTCTCGTGTCTCTATCGCCCTTCTCATAGCCCACCTTTCCTTGCCTCTGATCCACGCATGGCAGATTGACCTTGCTGATGAAGGTCACTTCTGGCGGCGAGTCGGGGTATTGTGGTCCGCAGACGATCTTGAGGGAGTATATGCGGTTCTCGTGTACGCTCTATGTTTTGTCTTCTTTCAGTTCACTGTCCTCTTTTTATGCCATTGGGCTCCAATCGAATGATACGCACGTGAGGTGGTCCGAGGATGGTGCCGTTCCAGTTCGTCATGAGGAGGTCATCGCCTTCGTCCAGACCGTATGAGCAGGCCTCTGAGACGGTGTCAGCGACTTGGCAGTATTCTTCGAACGGTACTCTTATCCATACCAGCGCCCACTCCTTTCTCGCccttctccaactcctccagcAAGCGAAAGTTGCGCGGGACTTTCGCGCCCATTGTCACGGTGAGGAACGGTGGTCGCTACGGGCAAGTGCAGCGATGACGTTCCGGTCGGCAAG
Coding sequences:
- a CDS encoding E2 ubiquitin-conjugating protein MMS2 — protein: MGAKVPRNFRLLEELEKGEKGVGAEACSYGLDEGDDLLMTNWNGTILGPPHSVHENRIYSLKIVCGPQYPDSPPEVTFISKVNLPCVDQRQGKVDLSKLPSISVWKRDFTMETILIEIRRYMAAPANKKLPQPPEGTNF
- the MgGpa2 gene encoding G-protein alpha subunit, which encodes MCFGSSSKDDPEAKKSKEIEKQLREDQKRLDREVKLLLLGAGESGKSTVLKQMRLIHTKGFSSSERKQWKVTIFQNLVHAFQVVFGAMEEQEVEFADPSSVGFAELLAADPEIGPDDSMPNDCLHAFKNLWRDQGVQLAIRKGNEYALHDNLTYFLTDVDRLFARDYSPTDQDILRARLRTTGISETIFETGSLTYRMFDVGGQRSERKKWIHVFDNVQVVLFLVAISGFDHVLVEDRNGNQMHEALMLFESIANSKYFEKSALILFLNKIDLFREKVSSGRSLIREHFPEYTGADTDVDEGQQFFARKFKNLVRDPEKEAYVHFTNATDTNLLDKTMKSVQDMIVQRNLHNLML